The genomic DNA ACGCGACGACCCATGAGGCTGACGTACTGACCACCGCCCGTGGGCACCTTGTCGGTGGTCACCGTGGCCCGGAACTCGTTGTCCGTGCTGCTGACCGAGGACAGCGACGCCGTGTAGCCGTCACCGGCGTTGAGGCTCACCCGACCCATGCCACCGGAGACGCTCCACCGGGTCGCGACGCCACCCAGGGTCCAGGCGCCACCGGTGTCGGCCGTGCCCCAGCCCGTGGCCAGCGTGCGCTCGAAGGCGTCCGCGGCGAGGGCCACCGGCGCTGCGACGGTGATGCTCTTCGTCGTGGTGCCCGTGGTGCCCTGGTCGTCGGTGACGGTGAGGCGGACGGTGTAGGACCCGCTCGCGGCGTAGGTGTGGGTGGCAGTGGCGCCACTGCCGTTCGCGGTGCCGTCACCCCAGCTCCACGAGTACGACGCCAGGGTGCCGTCGGGGTCGCTCGAGGCCGAGCCGTTGACGGCCAGGTCGAGGAACGACTCGGTGTCGGTGAACGAGGCGGTCGGTGCCTGGTTGGCCACGACCGTGACCGACGAGGAGGTGGTCCCCGTGTCGCCGTCGTCGTCGGTCACCGTGAGCTGCACGGTGTAGGTGCCGGCTGCCGCGTAGGTGTGGGTGGCGGTGGCGCCACTGCCGTTCGCGGTGCCGTCACCCCAGCTCCACGAGTACGACGCGACGGTGCCGTCAGCGTCGCTCGACCCTGCGCCGTCGACCGAGGTCCGCAGGAACGACTCGCTGTGGGTGAACGCTGCCGTCGGCGGCTGGTTCGGCGCCGTGGCGACCGTCACCGCACGCGCGGTGGTGCCGGTGGCTCCCTTGTCGTCGGTGACGGTGAGGCGCACCGTGTAGGTGCCCGCCGCGGCATACGTGTGGCTGGCCGTGGCACCGGTGTCGGTGCCACCGTCACCGAAGTCCCAGGCGTAGGAGGCCACGGTGCCGTCGGCGTCGCTGGACGCCGACCCGTTGACGCTCAGGGCGAGGAACGACGCGGAGTCGGTGAAGGACGCCGTCGGGGCCTGGTTCGACACCACGGTGACCGAGCGGGTCGTGCTGTTGGTGGCACCCCGGTCGTCGGTGACGGTGAGGCGCACCGTGTAGGTGCCCGCGGCGGCATACGTGTGGCTCGCCGTCACCCCCGTGTCGGTGGCGCCGTCGCCGAAGTCCCAGGCGTACGAGGCGATCCCGTCGTCGGGGTCGCTCGAGGTCGATGCGTTGACCGACGTCGTCAGGAAGGACTGGGAGCTCGTGAAGGCCGCGGTCGGCGACTGGTTGGTCGCGGTGAAGCCGGCGGCCTCGTAGTGGCTGCGGACCTGCGCGGCGGTCAGGGCCGTCGGGTAGACCGCTGCCTCGTCGATCGTCGCCGCGATGTAGTTGCTCGTCGTGCCGCCGAAGGTGCGGTCACCGCCGATGCGCCACCAGCCGGTGTAGTTCGACGAGTCGGTGGACGGGTTCGAGGCCGCGACCGCGCCGTCGACCCACAGGACCATGCCGTTCGCGCCCTGCGTGGCCACGAGGTGGTGCCACTGGCCGTTGTTGTAGGAGGCCGTGGACTCGGCGAGGCTGCGGACCGCGCCGTTCACGCCGAACTGCAGGCGCCCGCTGTTGAGCATCACGACCTGGCGGTCGTAGGTGCCGCTCAGCCCGGTCTGCGCGTTGCCGAAGCCGATGAGCTTGCCGCCGCGGGTCGTGGTCGTCTTGAACCACAGCTCCGCGGAGTAGGTGCGCGGGTTGGTCCACGACTCCTTGTCGACGACGAGGCCGGAGGACCCGTTCAGCGTGACCGCGGTGCCCGAGCCCGAGGCCGGCGACCCGGCTGCGCCGAGGGTGACGCCGGTGACGTAGGTGCCGTCGTGGCCCGAGGTCGAGGAGTCGACCGCGGTGGAGCCGTTGGCCTCGCCGAGCCGCCAGTAGAGCTCGGGCGAGTTGGCCGTGACCGAGGCGGCGTACGCGTCGGTGGGCGGCGTCGACCAGGCCGCCGGACGGCCGGAGGCGAGGTAGTGCGACTGCAGCTGGGCCTGGCTGAGGGCGCTCGGGTACACGGCGACCTCGTCGACGGAGCCGGCGAGCGCTGCGTTGGTGGGCTTGTTCGCCAGGTTGGACGTCTGGTCACCCAGGAGCCTCCAGTACCCGGCGAAGGTCGCCATCGAGACCGGCGCCTGGTCGCGGGCGACCCGGCGTCCGTCGACGAACAGCGAGACGCCCGTGGCGCCGGCGGTCGCCGCGACGTGGTGCCACTGACCGTCGTTGACGGTGCGGGCACTCGCGACCGTGCGGGCCGTGCCGTTCATCAGGGTGAAGGCGAGCTTGTTGGCGCTGTTGACGTAGAGCACCATGTCGTTGGTCGCTGCGTTGGACGTCCCGGACTGGCTCGTGCCGAACCCGACGATGCGTCCTCCTGAGGAGCTGGTCGTCTGGATCCAGCCCTCGACCGTCACCTCGGCCGCGTGGTTCTCGACGAACGTCGTCCACGCCTTCGGGGTGGCGCCACCGGCGGACTGCACCGCCGTGTCACCGGCCACGGCCCCGGCCTGGCCGAAGGTCAGCCCGGTGGACGTCCCCACCCCGACGCCGGTGGCGTCGGTGATGCCGGGACCGCTGTCACCGAGGCGCCACAGGTGCGTCGCACCGTCGGCACGCACCGCGTCGACGTATGGCGCCGCGGGGCTGCTCGAGACGGTCACCGGTGCGGAGGCGAGGCTCCACTGGATGTTGCCGTCCTTGTCCTTGGCGCGGACCTTGTACGTGTGCGTCGTGCCGGGGGCGACCCCGGTGTCGGTGAACGTGAGGCCGGGCAGGCGGTACCAGATGCCGGGACCCGAGACGTTGCCGATCGTGGCGCCGCCGTCACGGTAGACGTCGTAGGTCAGGGTCGCGTCGTCGCGGTCCCAGACCGAGCCCCAGGTGAGCTTGACCTTGCCCGCCTCGGTCGAGGTCGCGACCGGGTTGATGGCCGTGGTGTAGATCGGCTTGGACAGCTTCGGGGCCGCGGACGGCATCGCGAACCGGACCAGGCCCTGCTGGGCCACGCTGTTCACCATGGGGAACTCGCCGCCCAGGGTGATGTAGGTGCCGTTGCCGGTGACCGACCAGGCGGCCTGCCGGTCCGGGGTGACGGTGCCGAACTCCAGGTCGGGGTACCAGTGGGTCATGCCGGTGAACGGCAGTCCGCGGAAGTCCCAGCCGTAGGCGTCCTTCACGGTGGTCGTGCCGGTGGGGTAGGTCGGGAAGGCGGTGGCCTTCTGCCAGCGCGAGCGCGGGTTGGTGTCCGGGAAACCGCCGACGACGGAGCAGTCGTGGACGTGGCCCACGGTGTACAGCGTCTGGTTCATCGGGAAGGAGCTGTACTCGTCACCGAGGCAGTCGTTGACCCAGTTGAGCGCCCCGGTGGTCGGGTCGGCCGAGAAGTTGCCCTCGAAGGACGCCCCGGTGCCGAACGCGTAGCCGGTGCCGAAGACCTGGGTGCCGTCGGTGCTGAGGCTGGTGATGCCGCCGTTGAGGCCGGCGGTGCGGATCTTGGTGTTGGCGTCCCACCGGAGGACGTCCGCGGTGGACGCGTCGAGCGAGCCCATGCCGTACGCGGCGACGCCGCTCAGCGTCTCGAAGGAACCCGCGGCGATGACGCGGCTCTGGTCGGGCGACATGAGCAGCGCCATCACGCTGGCGTTGGACCCGCCGGCGACGGGGGCCCACGGGAGCATCGTGCTGGACGTCGAGGAGAACGCCGCGAGCGCGCCCCGGGTCTGGCCGTTGGCCGAGGGGAAGGTGCCACCGACGTAGACCGTGGAGGGAGTGGTCGCGAGGGCGCGGACCTGGCCGCCGACGTTCGGCGCCCAGGACGTCAGGGAGCCGTCGGCGGTGGAGAAGGAGGCGACGTGACCGCGGGCGACCCCGTCGACCGTGGTGAAGTCGCCGCCGACGATGACGCGCGAACCGTCGGCCGAGGCGCGGATGACCATGCCCTGCGCGTTGAGCGCGTGGTTGAACGACTCCACCCGGTTACCGGTGGTGATGTCGTAGGCGAAGATGTTGAGGGCGTCGACCTCGCCGGCGCCGCCCACGGCGACGCCCGGCGGCCGGGCCTTGGTGAAGCTGCCGGTCACGTAGACGGTGTTGCCGACGATGGCCTGGCTCCAGACGACGCCGTTGATCTGCCAGGTGGGCAGGGCGTCGGCGGTGACCGGGGCGGCGGCAGGGGGCGCCGGCGGCTCGGCGGCCGAGGCACCGCCGGAGAGGGCGGTCATCCCTCCGAGGACGACCGCCGCGGTGGCGGCTGCGGCGACAGCGCGGCGGACGAGCCCGCCGAGTTCCTCAACGTGCATGGTGTGCTGCCTCTCGGGGCTGCGCGGTGGCCGGAGCTGCCAGGGCGTCGGTGGTGGAGTGGGACTGCGGGGAGGACACGGTGGAGCGCTGCTCGTCACGGAGCATCGGCGCCAGGATCGCGAAGCGGGTGCAGAGCCCGGCGGCGACGGGACCGAGGGCGAGGACGAAGGGGGTGGCCTCGGCGGGCAGGTCGCCGAGCAGCCAGAGGACGAGGGCCAGCAGCGAGATGCCGGCGTCCATGAGGCGCACCCCGAGCATCGCCCGCTGGCGACCCCGTGCCGCTGCCAGGCTGACGACCGGCTGCATGGACGCGATGGCCGCGGCGTAGACCGCCCACCCGGCGACGGCGAGGCGGGGGACGGCGAACTCGTCGCCGGTGACCCACGGACCGAGGACCGGGGTGACGGCCCAGAGCACGGCGCCGACGGCGAGGGCACCGAGGACGAGGCCGAGGCTTCCGCGGCGGGCGCGCCCGGCGAGCGCCTCGAGCCGCAGTCCGCGGTCGCGACCGTAGGAGGCGAGCAGGTAGGAGCCGAGGCCCTGCACCATGAGCAGCGCGGGGGCGACGAGGATCCGGGCGGCCTCGAGGTGACCGAGGGCGGCAGCTCCTGCCACGGCGACCACGAGCAGGCGCAGGGCGGTGAACACCCCGGGGTTGACCGCGACCTGGGCCCCGCGCCATACGCCGAAGGACGCGACCTCGCGGACCGCGCCGCCACGGGCGGGGGCCGCCCACCGGTCTCCCGGTGCGAGCACGGCGGCGACGGTGAGCAGACCGGCGGCCTGGCCGAGGGCGACAGCCGCGAGGAAGCTGCTGAGGGTGACCCCACCGGTGAGGCCCATGACGACCAGCGCGGCGAGCGCGGTCACCAGCGCCACCGAGTCCACGGCCACGAGCCGCCAGAACCGCAGCGACGCCATGAGGAGCCGGCGACCGACCTCCTCGACGGCGAAGAGGGCAGCAGCGAGGAAGAACAGGCCCGCCTCCGCCGCGTCGAGCGACCCCGA from Pedococcus aerophilus includes the following:
- a CDS encoding PKD domain-containing protein, which codes for MHVEELGGLVRRAVAAAATAAVVLGGMTALSGGASAAEPPAPPAAAPVTADALPTWQINGVVWSQAIVGNTVYVTGSFTKARPPGVAVGGAGEVDALNIFAYDITTGNRVESFNHALNAQGMVIRASADGSRVIVGGDFTTVDGVARGHVASFSTADGSLTSWAPNVGGQVRALATTPSTVYVGGTFPSANGQTRGALAAFSSTSSTMLPWAPVAGGSNASVMALLMSPDQSRVIAAGSFETLSGVAAYGMGSLDASTADVLRWDANTKIRTAGLNGGITSLSTDGTQVFGTGYAFGTGASFEGNFSADPTTGALNWVNDCLGDEYSSFPMNQTLYTVGHVHDCSVVGGFPDTNPRSRWQKATAFPTYPTGTTTVKDAYGWDFRGLPFTGMTHWYPDLEFGTVTPDRQAAWSVTGNGTYITLGGEFPMVNSVAQQGLVRFAMPSAAPKLSKPIYTTAINPVATSTEAGKVKLTWGSVWDRDDATLTYDVYRDGGATIGNVSGPGIWYRLPGLTFTDTGVAPGTTHTYKVRAKDKDGNIQWSLASAPVTVSSSPAAPYVDAVRADGATHLWRLGDSGPGITDATGVGVGTSTGLTFGQAGAVAGDTAVQSAGGATPKAWTTFVENHAAEVTVEGWIQTTSSSGGRIVGFGTSQSGTSNAATNDMVLYVNSANKLAFTLMNGTARTVASARTVNDGQWHHVAATAGATGVSLFVDGRRVARDQAPVSMATFAGYWRLLGDQTSNLANKPTNAALAGSVDEVAVYPSALSQAQLQSHYLASGRPAAWSTPPTDAYAASVTANSPELYWRLGEANGSTAVDSSTSGHDGTYVTGVTLGAAGSPASGSGTAVTLNGSSGLVVDKESWTNPRTYSAELWFKTTTTRGGKLIGFGNAQTGLSGTYDRQVVMLNSGRLQFGVNGAVRSLAESTASYNNGQWHHLVATQGANGMVLWVDGAVAASNPSTDSSNYTGWWRIGGDRTFGGTTSNYIAATIDEAAVYPTALTAAQVRSHYEAAGFTATNQSPTAAFTSSQSFLTTSVNASTSSDPDDGIASYAWDFGDGATDTGVTASHTYAAAGTYTVRLTVTDDRGATNSTTRSVTVVSNQAPTASFTDSASFLALSVNGSASSDADGTVASYAWDFGDGGTDTGATASHTYAAAGTYTVRLTVTDDKGATGTTARAVTVATAPNQPPTAAFTHSESFLRTSVDGAGSSDADGTVASYSWSWGDGTANGSGATATHTYAAAGTYTVQLTVTDDDGDTGTTSSSVTVVANQAPTASFTDTESFLDLAVNGSASSDPDGTLASYSWSWGDGTANGSGATATHTYAASGSYTVRLTVTDDQGTTGTTTKSITVAAPVALAADAFERTLATGWGTADTGGAWTLGGVATRWSVSGGMGRVSLNAGDGYTASLSSVSSTDNEFRATVTTDKVPTGGGQYVSLMGRRVSTTLDYRAKVRFASTGAVAVWLTRNESATETVLTSITVPGLTFAAGDKVQVKLQTYGTAPTTMRVKIWKAGTTEPSAWLLTGTDSTTALQAPGSIGLYAYLSGSTTNGPVGYGVDDLWVGPRN